The DNA sequence TATTTTTTAAGAACCTTTTTAGGATGCCTTAATGGGAATGTTATTTTTAAGCCATTCCTAAATAATTTTTAAGCTGTTCTTTAATGTCAAAATGATAATTTAAATATCCTTCTAATATTTCTATAACACTAAGTAAGTTAAACTTATTTAAGTTTAACTTATATATACCCATTATGTCAACATTATTTAACAACATTAAATATTTTTTTTGATATTTTTTAATTTTTAAAACATTTTCCGTTTTATCAATCTGAAACTGTCCTTCTTCAAAATTAAAATACTCCCCTTCGTTTAATAAAAAGCTAGTTCCTTCTTGATTAATAATACTATTTAAAAAATAAGATACTAATACTAACATTTTTTCATTTTCTTTTTCTTTTGATATATACTTCAAGGAGTTGTATACCAATTTAAAAAGTTTAATGTTTTTTTCATTTTCCATAGAGAATTTATCTGCAATTTTTAGTATATATCCTGCAATATTTATTTTAAATAAGTTTTTTTTTATATCTAAAAATCCATCTGTCAATTCTACAGAAGATAAATATGATATCTCATTTTTTTTATAAATTATAAAATTTGATAACACCGCTAAATCAGTTCCATAAATTTCTCTTTTTTTGCTTTTTCTAATTCCTTTAGCTAATATTTTTATTTTTCCATTTTGCTTTGAGATTACAGTAACAATTTTATCTGCTTCCCCAAAATCTACCTTATTTATTACTATTCCTTCTATCTTTTTTATTTTCATTTTTTTATTATTTCATTCATATCAAATTCTAAATCTGAAATTTTACTATTTATTATAGTATTTTTAAAATAGATTTCTGAAATCAAGCTATTTCCATCAAAAATTTTTATATTTTTTGGAAACGTTTTTCCACCTACTTTTTCATAATTATAAAAAACTATGCTAACTCCAGTTTCATATTTTATTTTTAAAACTTTATTTTTCAATTTATTTAATATGAATTTTGTTTTTCCTATAAAAAATTCTTCTTTTAATTCTTTTTCTTTACTAATTTTATTAAATGCCTTAAATATATTTAAAACATAATTTTCTTCATCTTTTATTTTTTCATTTACAGTTTGCTCTAACATTGGATAATAAACTCTTTTTTCATTTTTATTATATAAATACAATTCTCCCATATTTATCTTAGGATATTCCATTATTTCCAATACTTTATCTGGCATTTTAATTTTCAATTTATATTTTTTAATTTTTGTTTTTTTATTCATATATCTTTTTTCTGTAACAATTGCCTTTAATGAATTTATATCAAAAAATGTATTAGCAAAACTATTAACAGTTATAGTAAACCCTACTATAAGTAAAATTATTATTTTGAATTTTTTCATTTCTTTCTCTCCTTACCAATAACCATTACTTCATGAATTTTCATTATTTTTTTTGGTATTTTTACATATAACATTCTAAACATATTATCTTTAGACTTTGAAATTTTTGATACTTCTCCTATTGTTATCCCTTCTGGATAAATATCACTTATTCCTGCTGTTTTTACAACATCTCCTATTTCAACTTTACTATCTATAATTATATTTTTCAACTCTAAATTAAGAGAATTACCACCAACTACAATTCCAATATTTTTATTAATTTCCGCTCCAACTTTAAAATTATTCTTACTAATTAAGTCTACTTGTGAGCTTTTTTTCAATACTTTAGTTATTTTTCCTACTAGAAATCCATTTGAAATAACCGCCATATCTTTTTTTACTCCATCATTCTCTCCCTTATTAATAAATAAATTTTGATACGCATTTAAAGAATCTCTATAAATGACATCTGCTACTAAACTTTTATATTTATATCTTTCTTTTAATTTAAGCATTTTTCTCAATCTACTATTCTCTTCTAAAATTTTTTTATAATCTAATTCTTTTAATTCAGTAGTATAAATTTTTTTTCTTAATGAATTATTCTCTTTTATAAGCTCTTTTATATATATAATATCGTTTATTTTTTCTTTTACAGAGCTTGTTAAATTATAAATACTACTTTTTATAGGCATAAAAATATATGTGCTAAATGCCCTGATTTTATCAAATCGCGTTTTAAACAATATAAGAATTATTAATATTGCTATTATTAATAGAAAATTTCTTAATTTTTCTTTTCTATTTTGTAACATCATTTGAAATCACCTTAACTAATTCCAATATAAGTTCTGCGCTATTTATCAAATCTTCCTTTTCTATATATTCGCTAGTAGAATGAACTTTGCTCATTCCTATTCCTAAATTCACAGTATCTATACCTTTTTTATTATAAACATTAGTATCACTTCCGCCGCCTAAGCTTTCTGCTTTAAATGGAAACTTTAAGTTGTCCGCAGCTTGTTTTACCAATTTTATCAATTCGTAATCTTCTGAGAAATTAAAGCCATCATATTCTCTTGTTAATTCATAATCAAGTTTAGCTCCATATTCTTCTGCTGTGTTTTGACAAATTTCTATAACAGTTTCTATTGTTTCACCTAATTTTTTTTCATCAAAGCTTCTGCTTTCTCCTACTATATTCAGCTCTTCCATTACAATATTTGTTGCATGTCCTCCATTGATAATCCCTAAATTAAGAGTAGTTTCTTCATCAATTCTTCCTATATTTAATTTTGAAATAGCTTTTGCTGCAACATATAATGCACTTATTCCTTTTTCTGGTTCAATCCCAGCATGTGCTGCTTTTCCTATGAATTTTAATTTTATTTGTTCATGATATGGAGCTTGTTTTACTACACTACCTGGTTTCCCAGAAGAGTCTAAAATAAATCCATATTTCAAATTAAATTTAGATTCATCAAAAGAAGTAGCTCCTAAAAGTCTAATCTCTTCTGCTATGCTAAATACTATTACTAATGTAGGATGTTTTAAATTATTTTCTTTTATTATATATAACATCTCTAAAATAGCAGCAATTCCAGCTTTATCATCTCCACCAAGTATGGTATCCCCTTTTGACATAATTTTTCCATCTTTTATTATTGGAATTATATTTTTGCAAGGTGTAACAGTATCCATATGAGAGCTAAACATCACTTCAGGCCCATCGCCTTTTAATATTCCAATAATATTTCCTGCATTCCCTTTGTTTATTTCGCCTGCATTATCTTCATAGACTTCTAATCCTAATTTTTTTAATTCTCCTATTAAATAATTAGCCATTTCCCTCTCTTCTAGTGAAGGCGAATATATTTTTACCATCTCTATAAATTTATTTATAATTCTCTCTTCGTTTATCATAATTAATTCTCCTCTCAATTTCTCACTATATTTTTATATCTAAAAACTCTTTTTCATAATGCAACTGATATCTATTTTTTACTATTTTAAAATTAAATATTACAAGTAAAAAATAAAAAAGCACTCACTTTTCCGCTACAAAATATTCTATTAATACATTATACAAAAAAAAGCATTATAAATCAAAGGATTTTTTCATAATTTACAATTTATTATCAAGAACAAAGGTGGCAAATACAGGGGTTTGCCCTGGGCTGTTAAACCTATATTTATCCTAGGAAAAAACATCATGCCACTTTTTGAGTCCCCAAAGCATCTCTTCTTCTTTTTAATAACGTTGATCCGATGTTTTCCTTTGTCCAATTTTCTATATCAATCATTTTAGTTTTCTCTAATGCCTCTTTTATTTCTTCTTTAGTTAATTTTAAGGTGAATGCAGGTATACATAAAACTAAATTTGTTATTCCTGCCATTGAATTATCACTTATATAATTTTTATATTTACCAAAATTTGATTCGATAATATCAGAAGTACATATCAGCTTTTCTTTATCTGGCATCAATTCTAAAACTTCTTCAAAATAAGAATTCATTTGTTTTGAAAATTCTTTTCCTTTTTCACTTTTTAATTTTTCTAAAATATATTTGCATTTAGATACTGTTTTTATTGAAAAACTTTGTTTTTTTAATATCTTTTGTATCTTTAATGTTGAGTTATTTATAAGTGATAGTTCTTCTATAAATTCTTTATATTCTTTTACCCAATTACTTTTTTCTCTTATTTTCTCTATCTTTTCTTGTTTTTTTAACATCTTTAATATCTTCATTCCATAATCAGATATTATATTTATATTCTGAAATCTTGATTTTTTCCTTTGTTTTGGTGGTATTATATGTGCTATATCACTTTGACTTAATTTTAATCTCATCTTTGACATATTTTGTGTGAATTCTATATATCTTTCATCCTTTTTATATAGTTTTTCTACAATTAATGCTATTTTATGCGTTACATCATGAATATGTTTTATGTTTGATAATTTTAAACCTTTTTTTATCACACTTCCATAATCTCCTATTGCATAACTTATACCACCTAAATCTTTTTTTAATTTTTCTAACTCTTCTTTTACTAATTCTCCTGTCCAACGTTTTTTTGATTTTTCTAATAATGGTACCATATCTGTATATTTTAAAGCTCTTTCAAAATTTACATTACTTTCTCTTATTCCCAATACTAATAATAATTTTTCTTGTCCTAATTGAATACTCTCATCTATTATTATTATCCAATCATCCGCTTTTTCTTTTGGCTTTTGTAAAGTATAACACCCTATTTTTCACCCAAATTATAATACTTACATGACTTGGACTTTTTATTTTTAAATTTAATGTTATATTTATTATTCCTATTAATTTTGAAATTGACCTGAAACTTGCTGAAGTATTCAACTTTATCATTACTATCATTTGAATTATGAGTATATCATATGCATAATTCCTTGGATTGTTCTTTATTTTTCGCTTTTTTTTTCATTATTTTTTAATACTTTTTTTTCTGTTTCTAATTTTAATATTTTTTCTGCATTTAATTTTGCTTTTATTTTCCATTTATTACGACTTTCTTTTAATTCTTTTATTCTTGTTTTTAACTTTTTATTTTCCGTTCTTCTTTCTTTTGCTTTTTCTTTCCATAAATTATATAAATTACTTTTTTCTATCATTTATATTCACCCACCATTTCTTTTCTTATGATTTTATAATTATTTCATAATAAAGTCAAGCTTAAAAATGGCAGGAGCTTTTTCCTTTGTAATTCCATAGGTTTAACAGTCCAGGTTTGCCCCTACGTAATAAATATCAACATCCGATTCAGTACATCATTTGAAAACATTAACAAGTAAAACATATAAAAATATAACATATATAGATTCTATATCGCCTCTATTTTTTAATTTAAAATTAATATTATTCATTGGACGGAAATAGATTCTACCCATACAAATTCAATTATTTTTAGGGCCAAGAACCTAAAATTTGTAGGGGTAGACCCCTGTGTCTACCCAAAGGCAAACAATAATAAAAAAATAAGTTGCACTTCATTTGCTAAAGTTTAAATGTTTCCCTAAATTTTCGGTTTAAAAACATGTTTAAAAAAATATAATAGTATTTATATATAATAATAGCTATAAAAACAATATTCATTAAAATTTATAGAAAATTCTTTATTTCATCATTTTACGTATAGTATTCATAAGTTCATCTATTACTTCTAGTTCTCCATTTTGAATTTGTTCTACTACACAGCTTTTAATATGAGCTTCCAGAAGTATTTTGCTAACACCATTTAACGCCGACTGAACCGATGTTATTTGATTTAATATATTATCACAATAAACATCATTTTGAACCATTTTGTTAATACCTCTAATTTGTCCTTCTATTCTGTTTAAACGATTAGATAAATTCTTTTTATCTTCTTCAGAATGATGAGCCACTTTACAACTAGGGCAACTATTATTATCCATAAATTTCTCCTTCCATGTAATTTTTATCCAGAACTATCATTTTATAAAAAAAAATAAGTTACGCTTCATCTGATAAAGTATAAATATTTTTCTAAAATTTTGGCTTCTCAAAAATTTTGATTTGAAAAATCGCATATTTCAAAAATGGCGTAGCTTATCTTCTGGATAAATTTATATTTCCCTAAATAAATAAAAAAAGTCCTGAATATAAAATCCAGAACTTCCTTTATTTAAATAATTTAATTAGTCAGCTAAACTTACGTTTGAAGCTTGAGGTCCTTTTTGTCCTTCAACTATTTCAAAACTAACTTTTTCACCTTCGTCTAATGTTTTGAATCCTTCTTTGTTTATTTGAGAGAAATGTACAAATACATCTGTTCCATCTTCTGCTGTTATGAATCCAAACCCTTTTTCTGCATTAAACCATTTTACTGTTCCGTTTACCATTTTCTAATACCTCCAAAATTTTATTTCCTTTAATTCTTTGACGCTTTGATGCTTTAATGAAAACTACTTCTTTATAATGTCTCTTTTATTTTGAAATACAATTACAACATCATTCAATGTATAAATGCTATCTCGAATCAAGGTACCCTTAGTATACTACATATACTCCAAAAAAGCAAGACTTTTTTTACTTTTTTATAAATATTTTTTAATATTTTAGATATGTTGTAAAAGTTATATCATCTTGAGAATTTCCATTGAAAATATCATCATTTCCAAAGTATTTCATCTCATATCCAATATCAACTCCTAAATCTATTTTTTTATTATTAAAATTTATATCCAACGGAAGAAATCCAACTCCTACAGTGTAACTTTTTTGGGCTTCTATATTATCTATAGAATTTAAATTTCTAGACATACCTACTCTTAAATCAAGTTTTTTATAATAATTTCTGCTAATTCCAATATTAAATCTATCACCATTTTCTATTTCACCTATTGCTTCTATATTTTCTTTATTATATGCAATAGAGAAAATTCCTTCTTTATCTAATGTTTCACTATAATTATCTTCATTTTTAATCTTCCACTCCAAAGATGATTTTATATTCTTAGCAAAATATCCTATTGTTATATTTTTATTTAAATCAAAAGATATAGCCATATCAACTCCACTACCTTGAGCTTTGCTCTCTGACAATGCTTCATATTTTATTCCTTGAGCTATAGCCTCTTTCATTATTACATCTGTTGCAGATACATCTTTTGAAACATTAACGTTATACAAATTAAAAT is a window from the Haliovirga abyssi genome containing:
- the mreC gene encoding rod shape-determining protein MreC encodes the protein MMLQNRKEKLRNFLLIIAILIILILFKTRFDKIRAFSTYIFMPIKSSIYNLTSSVKEKINDIIYIKELIKENNSLRKKIYTTELKELDYKKILEENSRLRKMLKLKERYKYKSLVADVIYRDSLNAYQNLFINKGENDGVKKDMAVISNGFLVGKITKVLKKSSQVDLISKNNFKVGAEINKNIGIVVGGNSLNLELKNIIIDSKVEIGDVVKTAGISDIYPEGITIGEVSKISKSKDNMFRMLYVKIPKKIMKIHEVMVIGKERKK
- a CDS encoding M20/M25/M40 family metallo-hydrolase, with the protein product MINEERIINKFIEMVKIYSPSLEEREMANYLIGELKKLGLEVYEDNAGEINKGNAGNIIGILKGDGPEVMFSSHMDTVTPCKNIIPIIKDGKIMSKGDTILGGDDKAGIAAILEMLYIIKENNLKHPTLVIVFSIAEEIRLLGATSFDESKFNLKYGFILDSSGKPGSVVKQAPYHEQIKLKFIGKAAHAGIEPEKGISALYVAAKAISKLNIGRIDEETTLNLGIINGGHATNIVMEELNIVGESRSFDEKKLGETIETVIEICQNTAEEYGAKLDYELTREYDGFNFSEDYELIKLVKQAADNLKFPFKAESLGGGSDTNVYNKKGIDTVNLGIGMSKVHSTSEYIEKEDLINSAELILELVKVISNDVTK
- a CDS encoding cold-shock protein, which codes for MVNGTVKWFNAEKGFGFITAEDGTDVFVHFSQINKEGFKTLDEGEKVSFEIVEGQKGPQASNVSLAD
- a CDS encoding metal-sensitive transcriptional regulator, encoding MDNNSCPSCKVAHHSEEDKKNLSNRLNRIEGQIRGINKMVQNDVYCDNILNQITSVQSALNGVSKILLEAHIKSCVVEQIQNGELEVIDELMNTIRKMMK
- the recO gene encoding DNA repair protein RecO — encoded protein: MKIKKIEGIVINKVDFGEADKIVTVISKQNGKIKILAKGIRKSKKREIYGTDLAVLSNFIIYKKNEISYLSSVELTDGFLDIKKNLFKINIAGYILKIADKFSMENEKNIKLFKLVYNSLKYISKEKENEKMLVLVSYFLNSIINQEGTSFLLNEGEYFNFEEGQFQIDKTENVLKIKKYQKKYLMLLNNVDIMGIYKLNLNKFNLLSVIEILEGYLNYHFDIKEQLKNYLGMA